The Bradyrhizobium sp. WSM471 genome includes the window TGACCGCCGAGGAGCTCGGTGGCGCCGACGTGCATTCGCGGCAATCGGGGGTGACCGATCATTACGCCCAGAACGACGCGCATGCGATCGGCATCGCCCGCCGCATCGTCGGTACGCTGAAGCCATCGGTACGGCCAAACCTCAACATGCATCCGCCGCGTGATCCCTTGTTTGCGGCGGAAGAGATCTACGGCGTGGTGCCCGTCGATGGGCGCAAGCCGTTCGACGTACGCGACATCATTGCGCGCGTCGTTGATGGTTCCGAGTTCGACGAGTTCAAGAAGCTCTACGGCACGACGCTGGTGTGCGGCTTCGCCCACATCTGGGGTTTTCCGGTCGGCATCATCGCCAACAACGGCATTCTCTTCAGTGAAAGTTCGCTGAAGGGGGCGCATTTCATCGAGCTGTGCTGTCAGCGCGGCATTCCGCTGGTGTTCCTGCAGAACATCACCGGCTTCATGGTCGGAAAGAAATACGAAGCCGGCGGCATCGCCCGCGACGGCGCCAAGCTGGTAACGGCGGTCGCGACGGCCTCCGTGCCGAAATTCTCTGTGGTGATCGGCGGCTCCTACGGCGCCGGTAATTATGGCATGTGCGGCCGCGCCTACTCACCGCGCTTCCTGTGGATGTGGCCAAACGCCCGCATCTCGGTGATGGGCGGCGAGCAGGCCTCGATGGTGTTGAGCCAGGTCCGGCGCGACAATATCGAGGCGAAGGGCGATAGCTGGTCGAAAGAAGACGAAGATGCATTCCGCGAGCCGATCCGCGCGCAATATGAGAGCCAGGGGCATCCATATTATGCGACCGCGCGGCTGTGGGACGACGGCGTGATCGACCCGGCCGACACGCGCCTCGTGCTCGGCCTTGGCCTCTCGGCGGCGTCGAATGCGCCGATCGAGCCGACGAAATTCGGCCTGTTCAGGATGTGATGCGATGGACCGCTCAAAGCTCTACCGCCGTTTTCGCACCCTGCTGATCGCCAACCGCGGCGAGATCGCCTGCCGCGTGATCCGCACCGCGCGCGCCATGGGCCTGCGCACCGTGGCCGTCTATTCCGAGGCCGACCGCGACGCGATGCATGTCGCGCTCGCGGACGAGGCCGTGCTGCTCGGGCCCGCTCGCGCCCGCGACAGCTATCTCAATGTCGAGCGGCTGATCGAGGCCGCGCGCAAGACGGGCGCAGAGGCGATCCATCCCGGCTACGGCTTCCTGTCGGAGAACGCCGAATTCGCCCAGGCGTGTTTCGACGCGGGCCTGGTCTTCGTCGGCCCGACGGCCGGGATGATGACGGCGATGGGCTCGAAGTCCGGCTCGAAGGCTTTGATGGAGAAGGCCGGCGTACCGCTGGTGCCCGGCTATCACGGCGAGGCCCAGGACGATGCGACGCTGGCGAAGGCGGCAGAGAAGGTTGGTTTCCCAATTCTGGTGAAGGCGTCCGCCGGCGGCGGCGGCCGTGGTATGCGCATCGTTCGCTCCGCGGATGAACTCGCGCCTGCAATCGTCAGCGCGAAGCGCGAGGCCAAGGCCGCGTTCGGCGACGACCGCATGCTGATCGAAAAATATGTCGACAACCCTAGGCATATCGAGGTGCAGGTGATCGGCGACAGCCACGGCAATCTGCTGTCGCTGTTCGAGCGCGAATGCACGCTGCAGCGCCGCCACCAGAAGGTGATCGAGGAGGCGCCGTCGCCGACGCTCAATGCGGCCCAGCGCGAGACGGTCTGTGCCGCCGCGCGAAAGGCGGCCGGAGCCGTCAACTATGTCGGCGCCGGCACCATCGAGTTCGTCTCCGACGGCAAGGACGTGTTTTTCATCGAGATGAACACCCGCCTCCAGGTCGAGCATCCCGTGACCGAGCTGATCACCGGGATCGATCTCGTCGAGTGGCAGCTCCGCGTCGCCTTCGGCGAGGCGTTGCCGCTGAAGCAGGACGAGATCAAGCTTCACGGCCACGCGGTTGAGGCGCGCGTCTACGCGGAAAACCCGACCAAGAACTTCATGCCGTCGGTGGGGAAGATAACAACCTGGCGCCTGCCGGTGGAAACCGGGGGGCTGCGCATCGACTCCGGCTATCGGGAGGGCGATACGGTCTCGCCGTACTACGATGCGATGCTAGCTAAGATGATCGCCTGGGCGCCGACGCGTGATGTCGCGATCGAGCGGCTGAACCGCGGGCTGGAAGAGTCCGACGTCCGCGGCATCGTCAGCAATATCCCGTTCCTGTCGGCGCTGATGACGCATCCGAAGGTGAGGGCGAATGCAATCGACACCGGCTTCATCGAGCGCGAGCTGGCGGTTCTGACGCAGGCCTCGCCGGCGCCGGGCGAGCTCGAGCTCTGCGCCGCGGTGGCTGCGATCGTCAATGATGAGCGGCAGGCCGCGCAAGGCGAGGCGAGCTCGCCCTGGCAGACGTTTGGCTGGATGCCGGTCGGCCGCCGCCAGCGCGGCTTTGCTTTCCGCGTTGGCCACGGACCCGAGCAGAAGGTCGCTCTAAACTACGGCAGCGGCCCGTCGACGCTAATGATCGGCGAACGCGAGCTGGCGTTTGCGATTGTGCCGAGAGATGGCGGGTTCGATCTCACGCTCGACGGCGTCAAATTGTCGGTCGCGGCCGTGATCGACGGTCATGAGCTGTATTTGCGTACGCGCAACGGCCGCTTCGATCTGCACTGGATCGATCCGTTCGGCGGCGAGACCGAGGAGCAGGCCGGCGCGGACAAGATCGCGGCGCCTTTGCCGGGCACGGTCGTCGCCGTGCTGGCGGAGGAGGGCGCCAAGCTCGAGAAGGGCGCGCCGATCCTCACCCTGGAAGTGATGAAGATGGAGCAGACGCTGCGCGCGCCCTATGCCGGCGTGCTGAAGTCGGTCAAATGCAAGGTCGGCGACATCGTCCAGGAGGGCGTCGAGCTCGCCGTGGTCGAGCCTTCCGGAGAATAAGATGAGCGATCAGGTCCGCATCATCGAAATGGGGCCGCGGGACGGCCTCCAGAACGAGAAGACGGCGGTCAGCGTCGAGGCCCGCATCGCCTTCATCGAGGCGCTGGTCGCGGCCGGCCTCAATACAGTCGAAGTCGGTGCCTTCGTCTCGCCCAAGGCGATCCCGCAAATGGCGAGCTCGGACGCCGTGCTGCGCGGCGTCAACCATTTGACCGGTGCCGAATTCCACGTGCTGGTGCCGAACGAGAAGGGCTATGACGCCGCGCGCGCGGCCGGAGCGAAGATCGTCTCGGTGTTCGCCGCGGCCTCCGAGGGCTTTTCGCGGGCCAACATCAATTGCACGGTCGCGGAGTCCATCGAACGGTTCAAGCCGGTGCTGACGCGCGCCAAGGCCGATGGTGTCAAGGTCCGCGGCTATATCTCCTGCGTGCTGGGCTGCCCCTTCGACGGCGAGATCAAGCCGAAAGCCGTCGCCGATCTCGCCACCACGCTGTGGGAGCTCGGCTGCTACGAGATCTCGCTCGGCGACACCATCGGGGTCGGCACGCCGGCCAAAGCCAAGGAGATGCTGCGCGCGGTCAGCGCCAATATCCCTCCCGCCAATCTCGCGATGCATTTCCACGACACCTACGGTCAGGCGCTCGCCAATCTCTATGCGGGGATGGAGGAAGGCGTCCGCGTCATCGACGCCGCCGCCGGCGGCCTCGGCGGTTGTCCCTATGCGCCGGGCGCGACCGGCAATGTCGCGACCGAGGACGTCGTCTATATGCTCGAGGGCATGGGGATCAGGACCGGCGTCGATATGGACCGACTGCTGGCGGCGACCAACGAGATGAGCGGTGTGCTCGGCAAGCCGCCCGTGAGCCGCGTGGCCTCCGCGTTGAATGCGAAGAAGAGGCGCGCGGGCTCCTAATTCTCCGTCATTGCGAGCGCAGCGAAGCAATGACGGACGCAGCCGCTACCTGCTCCCGTCCGGCCCCATCACCAGGTCCGGCAGCGCGGTCGAGATCCCCGGCACGAAGCACAGCAGCAGCACCGCGACCATCATCAGCAGCACGAACGGCAGCGTGCCCCAGATCACCTCGCGCAGGGGAATGTCGGGCGCGACGTTGCGGATGACGAAGATGTTGAGGCCGACGGGCGGATGGATCAGTCCCATTTCCATCACGATGGTCATGACGACGCCGAACCAGATGATGTCGAAGTTCGCCGCG containing:
- a CDS encoding carboxyl transferase domain-containing protein, producing MPLHSSIDTSSSDFARNSEAMRTLVADLREKLSQVAGGGGEVSRNRHTSRGKMLARERVDLLVDPGTAFMELSPLAAYGLYGGDVHSASVVTGVGRISGRECVIVANDATIKGGTYYPMTVKKHLRAQDVARQNNLPCVYMVDSGGAFLPLQDEIFPDERHFGRIFYNQAQMSSQGIPQIAIVMGSCTAGGAYVPAMSDESIIVRNQGTIFLGGPPLVKAATGEVVTAEELGGADVHSRQSGVTDHYAQNDAHAIGIARRIVGTLKPSVRPNLNMHPPRDPLFAAEEIYGVVPVDGRKPFDVRDIIARVVDGSEFDEFKKLYGTTLVCGFAHIWGFPVGIIANNGILFSESSLKGAHFIELCCQRGIPLVFLQNITGFMVGKKYEAGGIARDGAKLVTAVATASVPKFSVVIGGSYGAGNYGMCGRAYSPRFLWMWPNARISVMGGEQASMVLSQVRRDNIEAKGDSWSKEDEDAFREPIRAQYESQGHPYYATARLWDDGVIDPADTRLVLGLGLSAASNAPIEPTKFGLFRM
- a CDS encoding acetyl/propionyl/methylcrotonyl-CoA carboxylase subunit alpha; the encoded protein is MDRSKLYRRFRTLLIANRGEIACRVIRTARAMGLRTVAVYSEADRDAMHVALADEAVLLGPARARDSYLNVERLIEAARKTGAEAIHPGYGFLSENAEFAQACFDAGLVFVGPTAGMMTAMGSKSGSKALMEKAGVPLVPGYHGEAQDDATLAKAAEKVGFPILVKASAGGGGRGMRIVRSADELAPAIVSAKREAKAAFGDDRMLIEKYVDNPRHIEVQVIGDSHGNLLSLFERECTLQRRHQKVIEEAPSPTLNAAQRETVCAAARKAAGAVNYVGAGTIEFVSDGKDVFFIEMNTRLQVEHPVTELITGIDLVEWQLRVAFGEALPLKQDEIKLHGHAVEARVYAENPTKNFMPSVGKITTWRLPVETGGLRIDSGYREGDTVSPYYDAMLAKMIAWAPTRDVAIERLNRGLEESDVRGIVSNIPFLSALMTHPKVRANAIDTGFIERELAVLTQASPAPGELELCAAVAAIVNDERQAAQGEASSPWQTFGWMPVGRRQRGFAFRVGHGPEQKVALNYGSGPSTLMIGERELAFAIVPRDGGFDLTLDGVKLSVAAVIDGHELYLRTRNGRFDLHWIDPFGGETEEQAGADKIAAPLPGTVVAVLAEEGAKLEKGAPILTLEVMKMEQTLRAPYAGVLKSVKCKVGDIVQEGVELAVVEPSGE
- a CDS encoding hydroxymethylglutaryl-CoA lyase — its product is MSDQVRIIEMGPRDGLQNEKTAVSVEARIAFIEALVAAGLNTVEVGAFVSPKAIPQMASSDAVLRGVNHLTGAEFHVLVPNEKGYDAARAAGAKIVSVFAAASEGFSRANINCTVAESIERFKPVLTRAKADGVKVRGYISCVLGCPFDGEIKPKAVADLATTLWELGCYEISLGDTIGVGTPAKAKEMLRAVSANIPPANLAMHFHDTYGQALANLYAGMEEGVRVIDAAAGGLGGCPYAPGATGNVATEDVVYMLEGMGIRTGVDMDRLLAATNEMSGVLGKPPVSRVASALNAKKRRAGS